From Solanum lycopersicum chromosome 4, SLM_r2.1:
TAAATTGTTGTAAGTTTCGTGCTTCGTTCTTCTCCTCTTGGTCGAGCTACTTCGTTTCTAGTTCTTGCCTTTTTTTTGGATGTATCACTCTgtcattatttgatttttgattcTCTGATCAGACGCAAAATTATGTATTCACTTAACGTATTTTAATTCCTGCTCAACAGTTTTATAGCGATTATTTCAGACGTTTCTAGGAAAAGAAAGAAGCGCAACTTTGTATGCAATAACTCAATGACTACTGAGATAACATatcatacataaataaataaaaaataatcatatgtatctaattaaaatttaatctaatCATTTTTGTagatttatacaaatttttaattatcttgACATCAATAAATAAGTTCTCATTGAATCACCAAAATTTATTAATGTTTATTGTTCCTCAATATATTAAGACGTAAGAGCTCATCTTATATAATAGTTTTTGTTGATGGTTTGTTCTtacaaatttctttctttttacgATCTTTCTTTATAATTTGTTGATTGCATATGTTATTTAGGTTATAATTAagatttcttatttaattatttagacACTAATGCATAAGTTATAATATACGTCATGATAATACATAAGTAAATAATaatctttttcttaaatatatgcTTTCCATATATTTcgttttatgtatttatttatcatcAATACATATTCTAATTCCCTCATTCATAAATTATGTAATATGCTATTTGTATATGTGAGTATATAAAGTTCTTGAACTAACTCTTTATATTGTCATGTTTTTAAATTCTAATAACAATGTCTTTTTTCTTCGTACACAGTATTGATATTgaacattttcttttattaaaatataaaaaatcactAATGAAGTAtaatatttaagtaattaaatttaattttcttttctaatatagaaatgtgttttcttttaataatgatttttatatatggAATGGATCAAAAGACGatccatattaattattaataatagttttcatccATTAAAATATAACGAAGATATTATTAATAACATGAAAGTGATTATGTAATTCAAAAATAGCTGCTGAAAATTCTTGAATGTAACAGATCAGAATAAAGCAGCTACTTGTAAACATTTTTGAACTCTTTACTCGAAAAAAAGATTGACTATGAATAAAATAAGGATAAGTATAAACAATCACgaaattctaaaataaaagtTTGTACTATTTCAAGCTTCTATCTTCTTGAAATAAATCGTTGAGACGAAATCAACATTCAAGTTATTCATCGTAGAGTCATTGAATTTTGTCATATGAGATCAAAACTAACTATTATTCTTAGGAGATATTTTGGAGAATAACaagttttcaaataaataaataaaaatagaataaaaagtAGTCGCTTCCGCTTTTTCATACAGAAAGCTTCGCACCCAACTATTTGTACATCAATCTAAATAAATAACTGATATTATTATTACCTTCTTCGTTGAACAGTATTTGGATTGTCGAGAACAATTTCTTTCACTTTTTAATTTTCGCTTTGGTGATAATATCgattaaattacccaaaaaaagagagagaagaaaaataacaaaatgtatATTAAGGACTATTTTGAGTTTAACTACTAACTTGAGGGACTAGTTTGTTATTTTTCTCCATTGTTTTCCCATTACACTCATCAAATCTTCTTCTCCCTCACCTAGGGTTCCATCACCCTATACAATCCAGTGAACCCTTCCCATTTCAACACTTGGACCTAAGGATTTCGAATAATCTCTCTATAACTCAACACAACTCTACAAATTCGAAGCAATTCCGATATGCCGCGCCACCGGGACtacgacgacgatgacgatgagcCAGAGGAGGAAGAAGAGGACGTGTATGAAGAGGAGGACGAGGAGGAAGAGGACGATGGAGGGAAGGCTGGACGGAAACGTCGTAGATCAGATTTTATTGATGATGCGGCGGAGGAAGATGACGATGAGGATGAGgacgatgatgatgaggatTATGGCGGTGGAGGTGGAGGCGGTGGTGGGAGAAGACGACCTAAACGGAGGACTGGTTCGGAGTTTTTTGACCTAGAAGCTGCTGTAGATAGTGATGAGgatgaggaggaagaagaaggcGAAGATGGTTAGACTTACTATCTATTCTGTTTCCTTTTGGTTGTTCAGCTTGATTTGTTTAGTTGCCTGAATAGAATGAAgaatttatcataaaaatggattgaaaatattgtttttttttttaaaaaaaagattggaATTTGGGGATAAGCAGATGAAGTAGGATCGGTATAGGTGGagagttttatttttcaatgaCACGGTCTTTCAGATCTTTAAGGGTCAATTTGAGCATATGTTTGAAGCTGAACTTGCGAAAtcttttgtttttgaaattgaagTCCGGAAAAGAAGTTGGTTGAAGTTTATGCTATATTGAAACATGTCTTGACAGTATAAATCCCTTTGTTGTGGCCTCTCCTTATCAAATGATCAAAGGCCTCTCCTTTTCAAATGATCTTCATCAGTGGTTAAGCTTACAGATGAAGGAGTATGCTGAAGAATTCAGCAACCTGATTCAGCTCCAATCATTTGTGTTTCGTCTGAATTTTGTATTCCAACTGTTGCCTGCCAAATATTCTGTTACTTGAATTCTTTTTCAAGTACAAATCTTAATATTATTCTCTAAGGGTAGATATCCCAACCATTTATCTTGCGAAAAAGATATTGCTCCTTCCAATTAGCCAATTTTGATTCACATCTATCCACTACTCCTTGTCAAATAAATTCAGATTTTGCTTGTGCTGCCAGAAGAATCCCAGGTAACTAGTAGGAAGAAACTGTGTTTGGCATCCtaaaatttcaacaacaatCAAATCTTGAGTTGTGTTCAATTGAATTATTCTGCTCCTTGTCCAGTTTAAGCACACATAGTATCAGCCTCAAATATCTTAATTGACTCATTTCCATTCACAAAAATTAAGAGAATCATATGTATAGACAAGATGTGAAATAGAGAGGTCGTTATCCTGTCTGCATTTTCACTCTGGAACCACTAATCCAGCTTTCTGAACTGTAGAGTTGGTTGTTTTACCAAGTCAATCCGTTGCCAATTAGAATAGGAAATGAGAAATATGATCTCAATTCTCATTGTGTGAGGCCTTGTTGGGAAGCAAAGAAACCCTGTGATGGTCCATGTATAGTACAAAGAGCCCGAGAACTTGAAAGTGGTCATATAATGCCAAGTCcaattcatcattttcttctCAAAGACTAAACCTTTAACAAGAGTTCCCTATTCACATGAATGTATGCCTTCTCAATATCAAGTTTGCACATTGTACGTGGTAATGGTATCTTCTCGCCCAACCTAGTATCGAGGCATTAATTAGCGGTTAAAGCTATGTCCATGGTTTGCCTCCCTTTCCAGAATTCAATAGGACTGCTGGACACTAATTTAGGCATCACCCTTCACCTTTCAGCGAGAATTTTAGCCACAATGTTGTAGAAACTACCAAGTAGAATTATAGTTCTACAATCTCTTAATTCTCTAACCACACTCTTTTTAGGGATAAGAAGTATAAATGTGACATTAAAGCTCTTCTCAGATTCGTCATGGAAATATATGAAGGCCTCCATATTATCCTCTTTCAAGTAATTCCACCACTTTTGGAAGAACCGGATAGTATACCCATGTGGTATTGGAGTTTTGTGACTAGCACATTGCTTTATTACTTCAAGGAACTTCTTTTCAAATGACTTTTGGAGCGAAATATTCCTTTCATCAGTGATCGTACGAGCTAGTCTTAATTTGATTATAGGTCGCTAAGTTTCAGTCTTCAAAATGAAACTTTCATAAGAATCCAGAAGTCATTTTTATCTCAACTAAATCCTTTAATATTGTTCCATCCACTTTTATCACATCAATATGATTACTCATTCTGTTAGCAATGaccattttttgaataaaaactTGGTATTTCTATCTCTCTGCTTTAGCCACAAGTAGGGGTGTACAAGACTGGGGTTGGTTTggatttttcatatattaaaccaaaccatttgtgaattttataaaatttataaaccaaaccaaattaataaaatttgggGTTTTTCAACCTCGGGTTGGTTCGGGTTTTTCAaataccaaaccaaaccattgtgtcgaatttttaaatttataaatcaaaccaaactaatGAACCTCGGATCTTTTccaaatttttggattttttgggTAAAGTttgcatataaacatataattaacttgtgctccatatatttctttagtccaaccaaaatacaattatctaaggtCTTCCTTAGAAAAATAACATGAAATATGTGATGAGTACTGTTGACACaaaattattcaataaaaaataataatgaaatcgtcatgtaaataaatattgtaaagtcgGAACGGAAATAATCACAACTTAAAAGTACTAATGCTAAattaagtttaataaatattagttacattactaaatatttaattaattgtctaaaccaatgtaaaactacagaacaaatattcaatattgttGTCATTCTTAgcgttgaattgattttctttttgcagtggtattaatttgatttttattttataattatcaacatcTATGAACTATAATCTCTATTGGATCATTCCGAATTCTaagtttaaacttgaaataatatattaaaagataaaaactatgaaatatataagaaatattttaaaattatatcaaagtaaatatttttatgtataaaataaaattttaaaaatttcatatataatgtcgggttggtttggtctcgggttgtttctttttttagttaaaacctaaccaacccaaatatagtcgaattttttttccaataccaaaccaagtcaaaccaaaCCACTAGTTGGATTTTTTTTTCGGTTTGCGGTTTGGTTCCACAAACATGCCAACTTCCTTCTCCATGATATCTCTTCTTGTTTTGCTCTCTCTTTCATCTCCATTTGGATTTTGGCCTATTTTTAATTCAGCTTCAATCAAATCTATATGTTCCCCATATCTATCTAAACAGCTCGGTTATATATTTAACACCGTTGCCTAAAAAGTAATTACTTGACTTGGGATAGAAGACCTCGCCATTACTCAATAAAAGAGTATGCAGTGTAATGACACTGGTGGTATAATAAGATGAAATCTGTGGACTGCTATAATTAAAGCAAAATATGGTGAATTGAGCAATATTAACAAGCCAGAGCCCTCACCTCATGATACATATCCTTGGAAGGATATCTTTGAATTGTGAGAGGATTTCTAGTGCAATTCATCATTCAGGTTAGGTAATAGATGGATCACACATATCATTCTGGAATAATGGAAGTGGCTTTGAATAAGGAGCTTCATAATTTATGTGCACTGGCGAACAACGAAGAGCCTAATGTCGAACAAAATTGGCAGCACAACAACAGTGACCTACTACTCAGGAGGAACATTCAGGACTAAGAGATGAATGAGATATGAAATTGTTTGTTAAACTAGCGGGGGTTTCTCCATACCTTCAGGTGGAAGATGGAATATTCTTTGCGGCGAGGCACTATCTACAACTCTGCTCCACAAGGAGTTTATTTGCCAAATGGACAAAACCACCCCCTCCGCTTTAGCTGGGTAACATAATTTGATGTCTGCGTTATATCAAATTAACCTTAGGGGGAGGAGCACTCAGACATGAAACAGGTGTTATTTGTGCCAGATAGAGTTAGAAAATGTTGGACACTATTCCTGCATTATGCAGTAGCAGCAtgttcttctcctttctcctttttGTGAACTGACTTGCGTCATGCGTAATGGTATCAAGAAAGCATATGCAAGCTGGTGTTCGTGATGCGTTTGGAATGAGAAATCAGAGATGTTTTGATGGGTTCTCAGCTCCAAATTGTGCTCTAAAAGCAATGGCTTAACTTATTTAGCTGGCTCAATCAAGCTCCTGTAACTAGTTGTGCTATTTTTGGATGTGTTTCTTCCTTGATATTAGACTACAGTCTACACTAGTTTTTGCTTACATGAGCAAATACACTCTTTCCCGTTGCAATATCTTCTTGATGTTTTTAAATGAAACTTTTCCACTGCTGCCCCGAAAAGGATATTATTCAACATCTGTCACATATACTTTCTGGGTTAGCTGTTGTAGCTGTGACACTATCCTCGGGGAAATCTTTAGTTCGAGATGCTATGTACAGTTTATTTGCAGTCTACAATGTACTAGCTGGAATTTCTTGTCCAGTCTATGAGTTTGAAAGCTGGTGTGACCTGAGTTTGTCTCTGTTTAGGAAAAATATAAGgggaacttattttataaacgGAGTAATACTTTACCTTgctcaataaataaataaataaataaacggAGTAATAACTTTGAGCTTTTCTTGTGGTATCTTTCTCCCTGCATTGTCTTTTATCTGTTGTGGTTTTGATTGTTAGATTTTCTTTTGCAGATTTCATAGTAGATAGTGGAGCAGATATTCCTGACGAGGATGGTGCCAGACGTGAATATCGTCACCGATTGTTGCCGCATGAGGACCAAGAAGAAGACCTTGAGGAGCTTACGAGGAGCATTAAGCAAAGATATGCGAGGTCACCTCATGTTGAGTATGATGAGGAAGCAACAGATGTTGAGCAGCAAGCTCTCTTGCCATCTGTCAGGGATCCAAAGCTCTGGATGGTGAAATGTGCGGTATGGTGTTGGCGTTCTGCCGTGAAGTTCagcattttattatttttttaaaattacagtGGTGTACATGGTATCTTATGTAACCTCACTATTCCATCGGTTGCCTGCTACTTCCACTAACACGGGTACCAAGTAACTCTGCTCACAAAGGCTTAGGCTGAAGGAAAGAAATCACCTATTATTTTTAGGCTCCGCTAGGATTTAATCCGAGATCTCGTGGTTCTTCTCCTACTTCATTGATCACTGGGCTGGGCCACTCCCTTGTGTGCTTAGgcatttttatatttctttgtattttttttcaacctTCACATTTTGTCTTGTAATTTGTTGCTACATCATGTTTTGTAGATTGGCCGTGAGAGAGAGGTTGCGGTTTGCCTAATGCAAAAGGCGATTGATAGAGGACCTGAATTGCAAATTCGATCAGTTGTAGCCCTTGATCATCTTAAgaactatatatacatagaagCGGACAAAGAAGCTCACGTGAGGGAGGTATGTCATAGATGATACAGTATGCTCTGTTTTGGCTTATATTTATGTGAATTGCTAAAATAATGTGTCCATCGTGTAACCACCCAATAACCCGATTATTTGTATCATGCCTATATGCTTCAGGCGTGCAAGGGTATGCGCAATATATATGCCTCTGCGAAAATAATGCTGGTCCCCATAAAGGAGATGACTGATGTCCTTTCAGTTGAAAGCAAAGCGGTTGATCTTGCCAGGGATACTTGGGTCAGAATGAAGATGGGAACTTACAAGGGAGACCTTGCAAAGGTTGTCAAGTATTCTGCATTTTCTATTGTTATGAGTAAATTTGGAAGTTCTGTTCTGATATCGATCTTTCTGCTATGTAGGTTATGGATGTAGATAATGTGAGACAGAAAGTCGTCGTGAAATTAATCCCAAGGATTGATTTACAGGCTCTTGCGAACAAGTTGGTATGTTCACTCTTATACTTGTTAGTTGATAGGTTCTGTATTCTTGAAATACATGAGCATCAAATGTTTATGTTGTAAGAACCTATTGAATTCCTTATCTCATTAAAGGGATTGTTGAAACCTGGCTAACTTATACATCTTTGTAGATCCACAGCATTATATAAAGCtatttttttttggcaattATTAATATTGTGCTCACCTATTCGAAACAAATCTTTCTTGTCGAAAGAAACGGTTGACGTTCCTTCTTGCATGTTGTATTGCTTTTGTAGGAAGGGAGGGAAGCTCCAAAGAAAAAGGCATTTATTCCTCCACCACGCTTTATGAATATCGATGAAGCTAGGTAATTGTTCCTTGGTGTCTCTAGTTGCAATAAGAGCACAAATAATGGTCTACATGGAATTGCTTAATCTGTTTCTCATTGATTGCAGAGAGATGAACCTACGTGTGGAACGTAGGCGAGACCCGATGTCAGGTGACTATTTTGAGAATATTGGAGGTATGATGTTCAAAGATGGTTTCTTGTATAAGACAGTGTCAATGAAATCAATCAGGACCCTGAATATACAGCCAACTTTTGATGAACTTGAGAAATTCCGGCAAACTGGTGAGGGTGGGGATGGTGATATGGCTAGTCTATCTACTTTGTTTGCAAATAGGAAAAAAGGTCATTTTATGAAGGGTGACCGCGTTATTGTGGTGAAGGGGGATCTCAGAAACTTGAAAGGCCATGTTGAGAAAGTCGAAGAAGATACTGTTCATATCAGACCAAATCAGAAGGACCTTCCTTTGGTAATATTTCCCTTCTTTAAATACTTCTTGTTTCATGAATCAAGTGTCTCAGAATGAGTAGTACTGtcattttatttacttattttgggAGCAGACTTTGGCTTTTAGTGACAAAGAGCTATGCAAGTACTTTGATCTTGGAAATCACGTGAAAGTAGTATCTGGTTCATCTGAAGGTGCAACCGGTATGGTTGTCTCTGTTCAGGGACATGTGGTTAACCTGGTATCTGATACAACAAAGGAGCTTGTAAGTTGAGCATACATGGTAATTTGAGATCTCTAATCTAAAGTCTTCAGACCAATGGTgattcaactttttttattttttatactgCAGCTCCGTGTATTTGCCGATAATGTTGTTGAGAGTTCTGAAGTAACATCTGGTCTCACTCGTATTGGGGAATATGAGCTCCATGATCTTGTAATTCTAGAGTAAGCATTTAGCTTCTTATGAGAGTAAACAGGACATGAAAAAGTGTAGTCCTTTTTGAACCAACAGCTAAATTTCTTAATTGATTACACTTTCTGCAGCAATAAGAGCTTTGGTGTGATTATTCGTGTAGACAGTGAAGCCTTCCAGGTGAGTACTGTAGTTTGAGGTTGAAATTATTCTGCTAAGTGTGTTGCTCACATTTGGGTGATGTTATATAGGTCCTTAAGGGTGTGCCTGATAGACCTGAAGTAGCACTTGTTAGACTTAGAGAGATCAAAGCGAAAGTTGAAAAGAAAGGAAATGCCCAAGATCGGTATAAGAACCACTTGGCGGTGAAAGACGTGGTAAAAGTTCTCGAGGGTCCTTGTAAAGTGAGTATTGGCTTTTCTAAGAACTTTCTTGGGACTGACATTGTTTATACATtttgtatgttgttgttataaCAATTCTTGATACGTATAGGGAAAACAAGGTCCTGTTGAACACATCTTCAGAGGAgtagtttttatttatgatcGTCATCACCTTGAGCATGCTGGTTATATTTGTGCCAAAACCCAATCTTGTGTGTTGATTGGTGGCTCACGGGCAAATGGTGATAGAAATGTATGTATAGTATTTTCTTGCTTCTGGAAGTTTGAGCTCACTATTGCTTTTGCAATTCTATCTTAACATTGTCTTGCTGGCAAATATTGTTCTTACAATGGAACTCCTCTAGGGTAACCCCATGTCATCAAGATTTGCGCATATGAGACCTCCACCACGTGCTCCTCAATCTCCAATGAGATCATCTAGAGGTGGCCCACCTATGAGTTGTAAGTTTCTGATAATGGTGATATCTGGAtgtaataagttttttttttaaattaaaaaaatctgttAACGTGTGGAGCCCTGATCATCCGATGTTTATTATTAAATGCTTTTTATTACcgtttctatctttattttgtttttcattgAATTATTAGTCTCAACCTTTATGCTTGGCGCGTTCTAGATGGAGGCAGACATAGAGGTGGACGAGGGCACGATGCTTTAGTTGGAGCTGACGTGAAAATTCGCCTTGGACCATTCAAAGGCTGTAAAGGGCGTGTTGTTGATATCAAAGGAACTTCAGTCCGAGTTGAACTTGAAGCCCAGATGAAAGTTGTTACAGGCAAGTGTTTCAGTAATGTTGAGAATAGCCTCATTTTTTCtgaattctttttttctctctttttttttttgggtggggtggggtgatTTCTTAAATGCTAAGGGTTCTCTTTTGGAAATTTTGTGGATGGAGGCTATCTTGAATCCACCTTTTGGACAGTCATCCAAATTTAGGGCATGATATTCTCTTTGAAGTTTTTGTTTGTTCAACTTTTGACTGCTTTCACTCATTGCTGACTGCAATGTTTCTTGCAGTTGATCGCAACCATATCTCTGATAATGTTAACGTGTCAGTGCCGTTCAGGTAAAGTATATGTCCATTCTAAAATTTGGGTTATTTTTCATGTTCATCGTCTAACAATTTTTTCTGTGTGCAGGGAACCATCTAGATATGGTTTGGGAA
This genomic window contains:
- the LOC101260813 gene encoding putative transcription elongation factor SPT5 homolog 1; protein product: MPRHRDYDDDDDEPEEEEEDVYEEEDEEEEDDGGKAGRKRRRSDFIDDAAEEDDDEDEDDDDEDYGGGGGGGGGRRRPKRRTGSEFFDLEAAVDSDEDEEEEEGEDDFIVDSGADIPDEDGARREYRHRLLPHEDQEEDLEELTRSIKQRYARSPHVEYDEEATDVEQQALLPSVRDPKLWMVKCAIGREREVAVCLMQKAIDRGPELQIRSVVALDHLKNYIYIEADKEAHVREACKGMRNIYASAKIMLVPIKEMTDVLSVESKAVDLARDTWVRMKMGTYKGDLAKVMDVDNVRQKVVVKLIPRIDLQALANKLEGREAPKKKAFIPPPRFMNIDEAREMNLRVERRRDPMSGDYFENIGGMMFKDGFLYKTVSMKSIRTLNIQPTFDELEKFRQTGEGGDGDMASLSTLFANRKKGHFMKGDRVIVVKGDLRNLKGHVEKVEEDTVHIRPNQKDLPLTLAFSDKELCKYFDLGNHVKVVSGSSEGATGMVVSVQGHVVNLVSDTTKELLRVFADNVVESSEVTSGLTRIGEYELHDLVILDNKSFGVIIRVDSEAFQVLKGVPDRPEVALVRLREIKAKVEKKGNAQDRYKNHLAVKDVVKVLEGPCKGKQGPVEHIFRGVVFIYDRHHLEHAGYICAKTQSCVLIGGSRANGDRNGNPMSSRFAHMRPPPRAPQSPMRSSRGGPPMSYGGRHRGGRGHDALVGADVKIRLGPFKGCKGRVVDIKGTSVRVELEAQMKVVTVDRNHISDNVNVSVPFREPSRYGLGSETPSHPSRTPLHPFMTPMRDPGATPIHDGMRTPMRDRAWNPMSPTSDRGGDWEDGNPASWGSSPQYQPSSPRSRAYEAPTPGSGWTNTPSGNYSDAGTPRDNGSAYANAPSPYLPSTPGGQPPMTPSSAYIPGTPGGQPMTPGSGGLDMMSPIGGGDTEGPWLLPDILVNVRKSNDDTVIGVVHEVLADGSCSVGLGSSGNGDTIIAHPTEIDIIVPKKSDKIKIMGGPQRGATGKLIGVDGTDGIVKVDDTLDVKILDMVLLAKLAHA